In one Oryza glaberrima chromosome 2, OglaRS2, whole genome shotgun sequence genomic region, the following are encoded:
- the LOC127761004 gene encoding aquaporin NIP2-1, which yields MASNNSRTNSRANYSNEIHDLSTVQNGTMPTMYYGEKAIADFFPPHLLKKVVSEVVATFLLVFMTCGAAGISGSDLSRISQLGQSIAGGLIVTVMIYAVGHISGAHMNPAVTLAFAVFRHFPWIQVPFYWAAQFTGAICASFVLKAVIHPVDVIGTTTPVGPHWHSLVVEVIVTFNMMFVTLAVATDTRAVGELAGLAVGSAVCITSIFAGAISGGSMNPARTLGPALASNKFDGLWIYFLGPVMGTLSGAWTYTFIRFEDTPKEGSSQKLSSFKLRRLRSQQSIAADDVDEMENIQV from the exons ATGGCTAGCAACAACTCGAGAACAAACTCCAGGGCGAACTACTCCAACGAGATCCACGATCTCTCCACGGTGCAGAACGGCACCATGCCTACCATGTACTACGGCGAGAAGGCCATCGCCGACTTCTTCCCTCCTCACCTCCTCAAGAAG GTCGTGTCGGAGGTGGTGGCCACGTTCCTGCTGGTGTTCATGACGTGTGGGGCGGCAGGGATCAGCGGCAGCGACCTGTCTCGCATATCGCAACTGGGACAGTCGATCGCCGGTGGCCTCATCGTGACGGTGATGATCTACGCCGTCGGCCACATCTCCGGCGCCCACATGAACCCCGCCGTGACGCTCGCGTTCGCCGTGTTCAGGCATTTCCCCTGGATTCAG GTTCCGTTCTACTGGGCGGCGCAGTTCACCGGAGCGATATGCGCGTCGTTCGTGCTCAAGGCGGTGATCCACCCGGTGGATGTGATCGGAACCACCACGCCCGTGGGGCCGCACTGGCACTCGCTCGTCGTCGAGGTCATCGTAACGTTCAACATGATGTTCGTcacgctcgccgtcgccacggACACGAGAGCG GTGGGTGAGTTGGCCGGGTTGGCGGTTGGTTCCGCGGTTTGCATTACGTCCATCTTCGCAGG GGCAATTTCAGGTGGATCGATGAACCCGGCAAGGACGCTGGGGCCGGCGCTGGCGAGCAACAAGTTCGACGGCCTGTGGATCTACTTCCTGGGCCCGGTCATGGGCACGCTCTCGGGAGCATGGACCTACACCTTCATCCGCTTCGAGGACACCCCCAAGGAAGGCTCCTCCCAGAAGCTCTCCTCCTTCAAGCTGCGCCGCTTGCGGAGCCAGCagtccatcgccgccgacgacgtcgacgagaTGGAGAACATCCAAGTGTGA